The stretch of DNA CAACACGGTCTTAGCCCAGCCGCCAGTGGGTTTCTGCGGGAGGAAACAAGACACAGGTTTAAAAGCCTCTCCTCTCTCTGGTACTTTCTTTGATCTGTTGAGCACTTACCGCACAGCCGTCTTGGATGACGGTGTACCGCAGGCGGTTGCTGCCCTGGGCCCTCAGCTCCTGACCGTTTGCGCCTCTTAGAACCAGGGCCTTCTTCAGGTAGCCCTTGCCGTCTTTGTAGGCCACGCTGTTCTTGCAGTGGTAGGTGATGCTCTGGCGGGACTCCTTGGAGAGAAGCTGCAGCAGCTTCACTTGGACCGCCACCACGTTTGGCTTTTCCTCGCCGTTACCGTAGAGGAACTGAAAGGGTTGGAAACCATAAAGTAAATTCTCCTGCATCCACAATATTTCCCACAGAAGTTAGTTTGGTTGGACACGGTATGGGTTACATCCGTAAACACTTAAAGGGGGacagcactttttgggggggaattttgcctattgttcacaaccattatgagagacaaaaacacaaatgtattttttttttaaatgatttaaaaaacgcttgaaagaacTGACTAATGGAAGTCACCTTTGTAGCCATTAAAGCCCTTTTAAAAACCCTGCAACAAAAAGTTTGGtatacacagtgcaagtatatatatatatatatatatatatatatatatatatatatatatatatatatatatatatatatatatatatatatatatatatatatatatatatgtaagtatgtatatatatatatataaatatatgtatgtatatgtatgtatgtatgtatgtatatatatatgtaccggtatgtatatatatgtatgtatgtatatatgtaaatatatatgtatgtatgtatatatataaatatatatatacttgcatatatgtgtatatatatgtatgtgtatatatatatatatacttgcatatatgtgtatatatatgtatgtatatatatatatatatatttatttatatatacatatatatatatatatatatatatatatatatatatatatatatataaatgtatgtatgtatgtgtatatatatatatatatatatatatatatatatatatatatatatatatatatacatgtatgtatgtatatgtatatatatatatatatatatatatatacatgtatgtgtatatatatatatatatatatatatatatatatatatatatagtatatatatatatatatatatatatatatatatatatatatatatatatatatatatatatatatatatacatgtatgtatgtatatatatatatatatatatatatgtatatatatatatatatatatacatatatgtgtgtgtgtgtgtgtgtgtgtgtgtgtatgtatttaccttaggtcaggaaaaaacacagaggctatttcatccctacaagcctgtttcgcatgaaaatagcccctgtgttttttcctgacctaacgtatattccgctctaccccggtatcgagcactgtataatggatcaCAAaagcctcgactatatatatatatatatatatatatatatatatatatatatatatatatatatatatatatatatatatatatatatatataatatatatatatatatatatatatatatatatatatatatatatatatatatataaatatacacatacatacatatacgtacagtatatgtgtatatatgtatgtacatgtgtatatatacatacatatatatatatatatatatatatatatatatatatatatatatatatatatatatatatatatgtatgtacagtatatacctgtatatatatatatatatacctatatatatatatatatatatatatatatatatatatatatatatatatatgtatatatatttatatatatatatatatatatatatatgtgtgtgtgtgtgtgtatgtatttaccttaggtcaggaaaaaacacagaggctatttcatccctacaagcctgtttcgcatgaaaatagcccctgtgttttttcctgacctaacgtatattccgctctaccccggtatcgagcactgtataacggatcaCAAaagcctcgactatatatatatatatatatatatatatatatatatatatatatatatatatatatacacatacatacatatacgtacagtatatgtgtatatatgtatgtacatgtgtacagtatatacctgtatatatatatatgtacagtatatacctgtatatatatatatatatatatatatatatatatatatatatatatatatatatatatatatatatatatatatatatatatatatatatatatatatatatatatatatatatatatatatatatatataatgtgtctaTAATGCAGCAACATTACGTTCtaaactatatgtaatatgtaccatatttacagtattttggtcattttatgcattactgGAACTTCCTtctcgcatttatttccgtttccataacagcacacttccgacttcgacaacaaatgtgtgttcctacttccggaaacaaacgcgagtgaGTTCTAAACATGGCAGACTCAGTAGTAGATGACTAAGACGACTATTTTTTCAAAAATGCTGCTAGAGCTGGAAAGACTATAAAAGGAAGTAAGCAAGGCTAGCAGGAAGTAAGCAAGGCTAGCAGGAAGTAAGCAaggctagcaggaagttagcAAGGCTAGCAGGAAGTTATTAGCTTGGCTACTGGGAGTGACACACCTAAGGGGTATTCATCTTTGAAGACAAAAGTGAAACGACCAGAAGAAAGAGGTCTGGATGAAgggtatttttttgtcttttgggtGCTCAAtaaatagtgtaatatatttgctaCAACGCCCCTGATAGCTTAGCTTATACTTCCTGCTCGCCTGCCCAAACTCTGTTTTGTTCTTCTCttctgtatttgttttttttgtgttttgggaTATTTTGTGTCACTTTGATACGTTTTGTGGTtaaaagatgctaaaaccaatccacTGTAGGTAAATATATCTAAAGAAAACATCCACATCTCACCTTTGTGTGATAAGTGATATAGCAAAATGAGTGTAATATTGAATAATAATCCAATCAATAATGCATTTAGTAAATTTCAGAATACACTGAATGTCAATGAAAAAAACAGCCGTAGGCCTGTGCTAAACCATTGCCATTACCATAAACGTACCACACTACGGTGATTTTACACCTAAACAACAGCAAAATAAACCTCTCTCTCTTACCAGCATGTTCCCACTCTTTTAAATGTAACAATGAAATGACTATTTTCTGTCATTGACCAGTGTTTATCGGCACCCTGCACAAGTGAATCGTACAGTTGGAACCGGTATATTAAAATGGAAGGCTACATTGTATTATTTGTGACATTTTTACAATGAACACAGAATATATATCCAACTGAAAACACTACTGCTTGGAGGATTCAGAGTCCACATAGAACGACATGTTATCAACATCACTTCAATTAAAATCAGTATCTGCTTACTCGTGTTCCGCCGTTAATGTGGGCTCCGAACCAGATGGGTTTGTTGGCGGTGGGAGTGGATTTTGTCCACCAGGATTTGCGGGAAATGTTGGCTGGATTAGCAGAGATGCAAGTTTCACCACTTTCCATGTTGCAGAAGACTTTGATGGCATCTTTTGTGTTTCCTTGGTTTGGATCGATCCAGTACTCGCCTTTGACCAAACAGAAGTTATGTTAATATAACTAaggtttatttgttttaaacctgTACCAAAATAGTGAGAGAACAATTCTTACCATTTGTTTTCTGAGGATAGCATTGCTTGATGTCCTGACATGTTTTTGCAGGGTTCTCTTTGGTCCCATCCGGACTACGGAGGTTCTGCAAATGCCTGTTGAGGGTCTTGAGCGCAACATCGACGACGGCGGGATTCCGATTAGGACGGGCCTCGTCTTTGTTAAATTCTGGGAGCGGAGGAGGGTTGACTGTGTCGTCATCCTTAAAGAACTCCACAGCCTCTGTCACGCCTTTGACATTATAATCCATAGGAGCTTCAAAGAATTCCCTCATAGCCGCACTGGGTGATCCAGGTGGACCTGGAGGACCTTGAGGTCCTGGTTCTCCTTGGGGACCCTGACAATGGAAGGGAAATACCATGGTCTACTCTGCAGGAAGAAAGCTCAACTTTGTACTCGTGTCTCACCTGGATGCCAATGTCGCCACTGGCTCCCCTGCTTCCTGGGGCTCCCATTGCTCCTGGCTGGCCTATGTTCCCCTCCTTTCCAGATGGACCCGACACTCCTGGAGGGCCCTGTGTAAGGATAAGAAGATATACTGTACAGTAAAACCTGTTtgtgtcgacataagcggttgttgaTATAACAGCAACCAAAATTAGCCATTGCCTGCAGGTTTCCTTTGTCCAGAGACTTACGAAAAATAGGcgataatacaatattttttaaccTACGGCCATTAGTTGGTATTGCGACATCTTACCCTTGGTCCAGATGGTCCAACAATACCTCGAGCACCCACATCTCCAGAAGCACCCTGAAGAAAAAAGGAGCAACAGTGGTCTTGGTTTGTAATCTTTTCTCTTCACCAACAAATAGACGCTTttgagataaaaaaaacaacatgatctTACAGCGTTTCCTGGCAGACCTTGGAGACCAGTAAAACCAATGTGACCTTTCTGGCCCTTCTCTCCTTGTTCACCAGCTGATCCTTTGTCTCCCTGTGGTCCTTGTGGGCCCTAGAGGACATTTTAAAAGTGGTGACATGTTTTGTTTAATGATAGAGAAAGATATACTGGGGAGGGTTCGCACCACTTTGCCTCGGACTCCAGGTGCTCCATGGGGTCCCGGAGAGCCTTTGCCACCCTAAACCCATTACACACAAGTTAGCAATTACAAAGATACCATCATGCTGCTGTTGCCATGTATGCTAAAGTGATTTTGACTTACTTTTTCACCTCTTTGACCTGGACTACCCGTAACTCCGACTGGACCCTCATTTCCTAAAGAACCTGGGCCTCCTGCCAAACCCTCAGGACCAGCATCACCTCGATCACCCTGTAAAGTCACACAATGCTGATGCGCGTACACTTGCGCATGCTGTCAGGTCCAGTCACAGGTTTACACCTACCCTTTCTCCTACAAGTCCGTCGGTCCCTGGAGGTCCTTCTTCACCAGTAACGCCCTGATTGCGACACACACGCCAAATGTCATGAAATGAAAAAACTACAAATTAACTACAGAACACTGCACTGCTAACTTGACAACCTCAGGACCAGCATCTCCTCTTGCCCCGGTAGCTCCCGGTGGACCAACTCCAGCAGGGGGACCTTTGCCGCCTTGAACTCCAGGAGTTCCATCTTTTCCAGGTAGACCCTAATTTCAAAAGAGGATAATGTTTCACCTACCCAGGTGGTTTATGGTAAGGTGGCTCCTACATACCGCGGGTCCAGGCAGGCCTGGCATTCCTCCCTCTCCTCTGACTCCATGTTCACCAACAACACCTCGCTGTCCTGTGGCACCAGCTGTTCCCGGAGGTCCAGTAAGACCCTGGCAAATGTGAACAAGAGCAACCAAGCATTTTGGATGTGTCGCAGGCAGGCGATGTAATCAAACTCTTGTCTACTCACTGGAGAACCGTCGTCTCCAGATTCGCCCTTCTCTCCAGAGCCACCTGCAGGGCCTGGAGCACCAATCTCTCCCTGAAGACCATTGGCCCCATTTTCACCACGAATACCAGAGGGGCCCTGTTTTCCTGGCGAACCAATGGGCCCGTCTGCACCGACAGCTCCCTGGCACATGCAAACAATCCCCAGTTATACTAAAATTCAATTTACTTCTGATTTCTATAACACTTTCTCTACAAATGTGTACTTACAAGTGAACCAGGTGGTCCCACACCTCCAGGTAAGCCAGGGAACCCAGAAGAACCCTTAGGAAAGAGAACATTTCCAATGAAACAGAACATTTTCAATCGGTCCAAAACAGTACCGATGTAATTATACGTAGTACGACTTACCGCTGACCCCTGTGTTCCTCTGCCACCTTTCAGTCCAGTCAAACCAACTGGACCCTAAAACAAACATCTCCATTAATCTGTCTCTTTATCAATGTTGTTGGTTGTGGTCCTAGTACTATTGCACACCTGTACACCTGGTATTCCAAATATTCCTGGTGGTCCAGGTGGTCCTGCCTCTCCTTTAAGACCTTGTTCTCCGGTGTCACCTTTAGCACCAGGCTGACCCTCAGCACCCTACAGACGTCAAAAAGTAAGTAATCTGACCTTTGGACCCATTATGTGGTAAAATGTTTTGGAATAATGACTTACTGATGGTCCAGGGAAACCGGCGGCACCAGTTGAACCAGGTTGACCTCCCATACCCTGTTAATGTCACACACTTGAAAGTTAGAAGTCACAATGAGATGATCAGTTCATAACTGTGTTGGGCCGTCAGGAACAGCAATGTCTTCTCTGTTGGTCTAACATAAATTCTGAccattttatttaatgttttatttactttccctaaatatgtaaaagtattcatcaCATTCTCCTCATGACCTATTAGGTTtcagtgttgctgtttttacaaaatagcttttatccaatcagaattcggctagcttgttgccagtgttgtatgaaatctgcccgaggcctctGAATCAACAACGTGGCAGTCTGTGCAGTGTAGGTGAAcaaggcacatacagttgatagacagttgcaatagacaatcagatcacaagttgttgacagtaaccTTTCTAAGTTGCTTCACGTTGAAACGTCAAACGTGACTTTTATGCCTCCTGTGATTGAATCACTATCCAACCGCCCCCAGAGGGTGCAGTTGGGCCGCCACGTCATCGAGTCTATACCTCAGCACCGGCTCTCCAcaaggctgcgtgctgagccccctacTCTACTCCCTCTACACATACGACTGCACACCTGCCCACTCCAGCAACTCCGTCATCAAATTTGCGGATGACACCCCCGTAGTGGGGCTCATCTCAGGGGGACACGAGGCCGCATATCGGGACGAGGTGGAGAAGCTCTCGGAGTGGTGCACAGTAAACAACCTGGCCCTGAACACctccaagaccaaggagctggtcatagaCTTCAGGAGGAAAAAAACGGACATCCTGCCCCTGGTCATCAGCGGTGACTGCGTGGAGAGGGTCTCCGACTTCCGCTTCCTGGGAGTCCACCTGGACGACGACCTAACCTGGAGCACCAACACCATGGCTACCATCAAGAAGGCACACCAGAGACTGCACTTCCTGAGAGTACTCAGGAACAACCACCTCTCACAGGAactgctggtgtccttctaccggtGCTCTATTGAGAGCATCCTGACCTACTGCATCTGCGTGTGGTTCAGCAGCTGCACGGCCGCAGAGAGAACGGCGCTCCAGAGGGTCGTAAAGACCACCCAGAAGATCATCGGATGCCCCCTCCCCTTCCTGACTGACCTGTACAGCTCCCGCTGTCTCAGGAAAGCACAGAGCACCCTGAAAGACCCATCCCACCTAGAACTGCTACCCTCGGGCAGACGCCATGACTACCGGTACTTCTATGACTCACAAATCAGTCATCCAATCACAAGTTATGAGTTGTGACAGCAAAAAGTACCGCACCGCACAAGGCTCACAGAGAAAACTGATATCTACTTGCTTTTTTAACCCACAAGGAAGAAGAGCAAAACGTTAATTAGGTTTCAGGTATATATTTGCATGGCCACTTTCAAGAAAGACATTTCAAGAGAAACTAGAGCTCATGAGACAAGGTCCAATCCAACCAACCAACTATGAGCGGCACCCCTGGCCGTAGGCCGTAGGCCAGGGGTGCTGCAAATTGTGAATTTAAATTgtttatttctttgttttttcaCGTTTGATATGTTTTTACCATTATTTACATTTTACCAGTACCACgttaatatgttttaattgctggtaAAATTGCTTTAATTGGTTTATTGATTTTAAATGCACCGGAAaatagcctgttttgtacactatTGAGGTGATTCAAGTGTGTTTCTCGAGTCGTGGTCATTTGGTGACATAACTTATGGTATTATCAGAGGTATTTattaaagtcggactaagtaggacaccATTGAAGGCCTTGGTGGGAAATGTACGGCCCACCACTGGTTTATAATAATAAAAGGGTTTTAATCACCGGTACTCCTCTAGTCCCTCGACGGCCATTGGGTCCCGGTGATCCTGGTTCACCCTGACATACACAATAGCATGTCAAATATTGTTGACATTGTTACCTGTACATGATATTGGGTTTTTAAACTGTAAAATATCAGGAAGTCTCACCTTGGCACCATTGGGACCAGTGGAACCTGGAGGTCCAACAGGACCAGATCCGCCCTTTGAAAGGAAAATGTTTGTGTTATTTGTAAGAAGATACTCATCCAACACATTTATACACAACTCACCCGAGCGCCATCAACTCCAGCTTTGCCTTCTTGTCCTGCATCCCCAACAGAGCCCTGagaaacaagatttttttttggATTCGGGAGTAGAACTTTGACGTTGCTTTGCCGATAATGATGATGCAGGAGACACTCACCACATCCCCCTTTGGTCCTGAAGCTCCTGAGATGCCTCTTTCCCCTGGCATCCCCTGAAGTCCTGGACTTCCTGCTTCTCCAAAAGCTCCCTTGGTACCTGGATTCCCCTAAAATACACAGGTTTTTCAGATCAGTAAAATTTAACTGCCAGAACTTGAACAAGTAAACATTGGTGACGAGTCTCAGACCAATACCTTTAGTCCATCTGGGCCTGGGCTACCTGGACTACCTTTTGACCCCAGCAGTCCATTGGGTCCAGTTTCACCTCTTCCACCTGGAGCACCTCTTTCTCCCTGGTAAGAAATAATTGTTCCATGATGCTCTGGAAGTAGATTCAAACTTGACAATCTAGAATCTGTACAAGCTCTGTTAACTTACTCTCAATCCTGAAGCTCCATCAGCTCCTTCCTCTCCGACAAGTCCCTAGAAGCAACATGAAAAATACTTCATTTCCAGGCCACAAAAGTTCTGTTGTCAATTATTTGGCccagaaaaacaaacaaagacagtAAATTGCTTGATTTACTCATATACCTCATTTCCTGGTTTGCCAGATTCTCCAGGTGGGCCGGGCACTCCAGGCAAACCCTaagcacacccacacacatatgaattgtatactgtatataaagaAGCATATTCACATGTAAGTTGAATTCTAAATGCTATGAATTGGTATGTCACCTGGAACCCAATCGGTCCCTGGGGTCCCTGCTCGCCTCTCTTTCCTGCAGAGCCCTGGGGGAGACAATATTGATGGTAGCGTTACAAAAGGcaaactttggaatatttaagacgAGGACACCTTTAACATGATTTGACAGTATATGTAGAGTAAATGATTCTGTATTCTATATTGGGTACTTTCCAAACAATATAATGGACAATTTATTTTGTTATGACCATGCAAATTTGATATTATAATCACAGTGGCTTCAGTATCCATATTGATGTAGTATTGGATTGAGTTAACGGAAATCGACTGcctttctgttacaaacagatcTGCAAAGTTGTACATTTCTGTAGTTCATTCCCATGTATATTTTTAAATTCCCAGATATTCCGACTTTGAAAAGTCTGAAAGTTATTTTCATCAACTTAAAGTAATGACATTGTTGCAATTTGCCGTGAATGAGCTGCTTACCGCTGGGCCAGTTGCACCGGCAGCACCCTCCTCGCCATTTTTTCCGTTGACTCCCTTGAGGAAAATCACAGAGCGTTATCCTTGGTTTTAGCCTCCTAATGGATTCAAAAggacagtggaacctccaaagtgaaattacacacttaaaaaaattgtttaaagaaTTAACTCcatacatttgtttttggttttaccttaatttagttttatttcattttattatacaGTAGTCAGAATGCCTCTGCAAGAATAATAACATTTTCTGAACAGTTATTAAATGTTTTATGATggcataaaccaggggtgtccaaactttttccactgagggccgcacacggaaaaattaaagcatgtgggggccattttgatatttttcattttcaaaccataacaaaatatatgcatttttttatttattttacctttaggggtcccggggaccataaagggtctcactcattaaaatgttaaaaataagtcagattattatttttttaaaattatttaacgcttacagtaaatctctatatcaacttcaggttgatataaagtaatacaaattaaaaaaaatgttttatggcttttctgtcaaaaacaacttagttttttttatagtaaaactgaagtatgcagtatttagtaattagagccctaaaagatcaataatgcaggacaccattgattttactgcgatgacgtggcgacttgtccagggtgtaccccgccttccgcccgattgtagctgagataggctccggcgccccccgcgaccccgaagggaaaaagcggtagaaaatggatggatggtatggaccattgattttaattatttcatatttttgagtaatcacagtgaaaagataaataaaaaatcactaaatatatttgggatccaaaaggtgccccactcgtaaagtgatacatttttattatgtttttcatatttgtacatgtcgtatttgctgatgttgctctgttgttgttgttgttgttgtgtttgctgttgttgtttttgtctctctgtctaatccccctcttgtccccacaattcccccctctgtcttcctttttctctctttctatcccctcctgctccggcccggctgcaccaaatgattatataaatacatttaataaagtcaaaatacaagtaaggcaacaagagaagtatcctacacttctcttttgtaaagtaaatctgaacagccgatatgggcatctacatctacatctgctatatgatttgcccgagaagctgggcaggactttataaaaaaaaaattttttaaaattattatgtttttcttttcctttcaacacttaagttacgagatcaacttcatatatatctgtccattttatgatgaaactattattttgtttgttttatgcgcttttgtcaaagaaaactttgatgtttttatatggccactacacaatatatgcaatatttaccacataaaacattttaaagtgaaatatttaaagtaattggagccctgaaaataattcattataacatggatttttttgtcaacattgcaactttttctcgttagatttcacctcattccactttttttaatgtttttttatttatttttacaatagtatttccagaatgtgtggcgggccggtaaacaattagctgcgggccgcaaatgtcccccgggccgcactttggacacccctggcttaaaccaAAACGCATTCACTTTACATTACTGTATATCCTATGGGGGGAAAACAAATTTTAAATAGCTACCGCGTAGTCAACCAACAACATGAAATGGACTTTGCAGTTTCCAttgtacatttatttaaaaatgataaataaataacctACTCTTTGACCGGGTTGGCCAGAACTGCCAGCCTCACCAATCTTCCCGCCATCCCCCTGAAAGTTACAGAGGGGTCAATCTTGTCCAAAACACTGAAAAACACGTTTGTGATATCAAACATGGCCAAGTCATACTGACAGAAAGGCCTTTTGGTCCTGGCTGGCCCATGGGTCCAGCTAAACCTCGACCTCCTGTAGAACCAGCTGGTCCCGGTTTGCCGTCGTCACCTGCTGCGCCCTGAGGAAACCGAATGAAAAGCTTATAAATGCCACACTATCTGGTGCAAGAATCCCAAAGAGAATGCTTGCAAACCTGCGGCCCTGGCTTGCCTTCTGATCCTTCGGCGCCAATAATTCCAGACAGGCCCTGTGAGATAACATGTCGCACCAGGATTGGACTTATTTCTCCTGGCTAAACATACCAATATGAAGTTTAATAAGGCTACAGTATGCCTGTCTTACCCGAGCGCCAGTTAAACCGGTCTCTCCAGGGCGTCCTGCATCTCCTTCCAGGCCTTTAGTGCCAGTTGTTCCTGACGGGCCTCTCTCACCCTGTGCTCCCTGGGACAATCAAGCACCAATACAACATGACAAGGTGACAATATCAAACATGTCAGCCTAGTTTGCACAGGAGGCTATCTCACCTTTGCACCAGCAAAACCATCTGTGCCAGGGAACCCGCGATTACCAGGGGTACCCTAGAGCCAATCCATAAAATATAATCACGTGACCATTGAGGGACAATGGCAATTGTTGCTGCATAATGTGAACAACCACTGTTACGACAAGTGGGTTCCACTCACAGTCTCGCCTGAGGGTCCTGGGTCACCCACAGACCCAGCATCACCTCGAGGTCCACGTTTTCCATCATCTCCCATAGGACCGAGCACACCTGGAATGCCGTGGTCCCCCTGATAGGAAGCAACAATCACACAAGGTTGATCTTCTGTGCACTAAGCTACAGTTGAAGTAATTTGTCATGTTTGGACGTCAAATGTTTCCGTACTCTTTCGCCTTTAAGTCCAGCGTCTCCTTTGACACCAGCCACGCCACCATCCCCCTGGAGAAAAGATGACCCATGTCACGACTCCAGTAAGTAGCAAAAGGCAGAAAAAAGGCTTGTTAAAATGTCTTACATCTTGGCCTTTTGGTCCATATACTCCTGTGGTTCCCTGAGGGCCTGGGGGCCCAACTGGACCTAAAAGCCCCGATGGACCCTGGACACCTGACAAACCCTAGAAAGAAATGACATATTGAAACCAAACTAAATTGGTGGCATCA from Entelurus aequoreus isolate RoL-2023_Sb linkage group LG01, RoL_Eaeq_v1.1, whole genome shotgun sequence encodes:
- the LOC133660060 gene encoding collagen alpha-2(V) chain-like isoform X2, which translates into the protein MGPWITVLLAAIALTQVVTVSCQEDTKSDSCVDNGQVYANKEMWSPEPCRICVCESGSAMCEAVVCDDLGDCAQTVTPEGECCPTCVTPASVSTADPPAAPAEKEGVSCEVEGELHPHNDIWRPVACSVCVCDNGVSICSDVQCEVVPDCHKMVTPEGECCPVCENLASATRHIEIMNYRGEKGEPGDIPHLVGITGPQGPHGRPGAQGKSGQRGFKGRRGYPGPQGFDGEPGIPGNPGESGPPGYPSLPGGNFVSQMASGFNEKSAGQTAMLTSNRGEAGPRGAPGASGVTGPSGGQGLPGEHGEPGHMGEQGVRGPEGLTGKPGTDGETGPVGATGENGFPGSLGARGLPGTPGLPGHKGHKGLHGTIGPRGVSGPVGVKGGSGTSGAMGASGPVGPPGLLGERGRAGQSGSPGKRGVSGHVGKPGPLGPIGIAGVPGFPGALGQKGEVGPLGVRGSLGQQGPRGDAGHAGPPGPTGQQGALGPDGAPGARGITGLSGVQGPSGLLGPVGPPGPQGTTGVYGPKGQDGDGGVAGVKGDAGLKGERGDHGIPGVLGPMGDDGKRGPRGDAGSVGDPGPSGETGTPGNRGFPGTDGFAGAKGAQGERGPSGTTGTKGLEGDAGRPGETGLTGARGLSGIIGAEGSEGKPGPQGAAGDDGKPGPAGSTGGRGLAGPMGQPGPKGLSGDGGKIGEAGSSGQPGQRGVNGKNGEEGAAGATGPAGSAGKRGEQGPQGPIGFQGLPGVPGPPGESGKPGNEGLVGEEGADGASGLRGERGAPGGRGETGPNGLLGSKGSPGSPGPDGLKGNPGTKGAFGEAGSPGLQGMPGERGISGASGPKGDVGSVGDAGQEGKAGVDGARGGSGPVGPPGSTGPNGAKGEPGSPGPNGRRGTRGVPGMGGQPGSTGAAGFPGPSGAEGQPGAKGDTGEQGLKGEAGPPGPPGIFGIPGVQGPVGLTGLKGGRGTQGSAGSSGFPGLPGGVGPPGSLGAVGADGPIGSPGKQGPSGIRGENGANGLQGEIGAPGPAGGSGEKGESGDDGSPGLTGPPGTAGATGQRGVVGEHGVRGEGGMPGLPGPAGLPGKDGTPGVQGGKGPPAGVGPPGATGARGDAGPEGVTGEEGPPGTDGLVGERGDRGDAGPEGLAGGPGSLGNEGPVGVTGSPGQRGEKGGKGSPGPHGAPGVRGKVGPQGPQGDKGSAGEQGEKGQKGHIGFTGLQGLPGNAGASGDVGARGIVGPSGPRGPPGVSGPSGKEGNIGQPGAMGAPGSRGASGDIGIQGPQGEPGPQGPPGPPGSPSAAMREFFEAPMDYNVKGVTEAVEFFKDDDTVNPPPLPEFNKDEARPNRNPAVVDVALKTLNRHLQNLRSPDGTKENPAKTCQDIKQCYPQKTNGEYWIDPNQGNTKDAIKVFCNMESGETCISANPANISRKSWWTKSTPTANKPIWFGAHINGGTRFLYGNGEEKPNVVAVQVKLLQLLSKESRQSITYHCKNSVAYKDGKGYLKKALVLRGANGQELRAQGSNRLRYTVIQDGCAKPTGGWAKTVLEYRTQTQSGCPLWTWRPWTLERPIRSSASTSDLCVSHKSSNGGGGDYNFFCMTIRENDSTSCERASG